The genomic region TCCACGAAACAGGCCTTCCAGACCTACGTCGACCACAAGAGCCGCCAGCGCAAGCTGCTCGGCTGACCTCCCCTTCATCACCCCGAACCGCCCCAGACAAAGATAGTCACAGACCAAGGAAGTCCATCACCATGTCAACGACGACCGTCACCACCAAGACCATCCAGCACTTCATCAACGGCGCCGAAACCGCAGGCACCGGCACCCGCACCCAGCCCGTCTACAACCCGGCCACCGGCGCCGTCTCCGCGGAGCTGCGGCTGGCCAACCGGGAAGACCTCGACGCCACCGTCGCCGCTGCCCGCGCCGCCGCCGACACCTGGGGCGACATCTCCCTGGCCAAGCGCACCGCCGTGCTGTTCAAGTTCCGCGAACTCGTCGCCTCCCACATCGACGAGCTCGCCGAGCTGATCACCGCCGAACACGGCAAGGTCCTCTCCGACGCCAAGGGCGAGATCGGCCGCGGCCTGGAGGTCATCGAGTTCGCCTGCGGCATCCCGCAGCTGCTCAAGGGCGACTACTCCGACCAGGTCTCCACCGGGATCGACGTGTTCTCCTTCCGCGAGCCGCTCGGCGTCGTCGCCGGGATCACCCCGTTCAACTTCCCGGTCATGGTCCCACTGTGGATGGCGCCGATGGCAATCGCCACCGGCAACGCCTTCATCCTCAAGCCCTCCGAACGCGACCCCTCCGCCTCCATGCTCCTGGCCAAGCTGTGGAAGCAGGCCGGCCTGCCCGACGGCGTCTTCCAGGTCCTGCACGGCGACAAGGAAACGGTCGACGGCCTGCTGACCCACCCGGACGTCGACGGCATCTCCTTCGTCGGCTCCACCCCGATCGCCCGCTACGTCCACGAGACCGCCACCGCACACGGCAAGCGCGTCCAGGCCCTGGGCGGGGCGAAGAACCACGCAATCATCCTGCCCGACGCCGACCTCGACAACGCCGCCGACCACCTCGCCGCCGCCGCCTTCGGCTCCGCCGGGGAACGCTGCATGGCGATCTCCGTCGCCGTCGCCGTCGGCGAAGCCGCCGACCTGCTAGTCAAGAAGGTCCAGGAGCGTGCCCTGGCCGTCAAGGTCAACAACGGCACCGTGCCCGACGCCGAAATGGGCCCGGTCATCACGCCGGCGTCCAAGGAACGCATCGTGAAGATCGTCACCGAAGCCGAAGCCGCCGGCGCCGCCATGGTGGTGGACGGCCGCGACCTCGTGGTCCCCGGCCATGAGGACGGCTTCTGGGTCGGCCCCACCGTCCTGGACCACGTCAAGACCGAAATGACCGCGTACACCGAGGAAATCTTCGGCCCCGTCCTGGTTGTGGTCCGGGTGGAGGACCTGGACGCCGGCATCGCCCTGATCAACTCCAACCCGTACGGCAACGGCACCGCGATCTTCACCTCGTCCGGCGCCGCGGCCCGGAAGTTCCAGCGCAGCGTCACGGTGGGCATGATCGGGATCAACGTCCCGCTGCCCGTGCCCGTGGCCTACCACTCCTTCGGCGGCTGGAAAGCATCCCTCTTCGGTGACAAGCACATCTACGGCCCCGAAGGCGTCTCCTTCTACACCCGCGGCAAGGTCATCACCTCCCGGTGGCCCGAACCGACCCACGCCTCCGGCGCCTCCTACAACTTCCCGTCCAACTAGTCCCACCGCCACCCTGGCCTCGCAAGTCCCCACCGGCTCCCAGCCTTCGCAAGCTCAGGCAGGGGCCCTCGCCGGTGGGGCCCCACGGCCGGGGAACCCCGGCGGCGTGGGCCCACCCACAGCCACCCATTGCTCCGTAAGTGCCGTTTTGAGCCCACGAAGGGCACTTACGGAGCAGTCGACACAAGGATTGAACAATGACTGAGAACAAACTCATCATCGGCACCGCGCCGGACTCCTGGGGCGTCTGGTTCCCGGATGACCCCCAGCAGACCCCCTGGGAACGCTTCCTCGACGAGGTCGCCGAATCCGGCTACAAGTGGATCGAACTTGGCCCCTACGGTTACCTCCCCACCGATCCGGCCCGCCTGGCCGAAGAGCTCAAGCAGCGCGACCTGAAGATCTCGGCCGGAACGGTTTTCACCGCTTTCCACCGCGGGGCCCACCAGTACGACGAGGCCTGGGAGCCGGCCCGCAAGGTCGCCGAACTCACCGCCGCGATGGGAGGCGAGCACATCGTGGTCATCCCG from Arthrobacter sp. NicSoilB8 harbors:
- a CDS encoding CoA-acylating methylmalonate-semialdehyde dehydrogenase; translation: MSTTTVTTKTIQHFINGAETAGTGTRTQPVYNPATGAVSAELRLANREDLDATVAAARAAADTWGDISLAKRTAVLFKFRELVASHIDELAELITAEHGKVLSDAKGEIGRGLEVIEFACGIPQLLKGDYSDQVSTGIDVFSFREPLGVVAGITPFNFPVMVPLWMAPMAIATGNAFILKPSERDPSASMLLAKLWKQAGLPDGVFQVLHGDKETVDGLLTHPDVDGISFVGSTPIARYVHETATAHGKRVQALGGAKNHAIILPDADLDNAADHLAAAAFGSAGERCMAISVAVAVGEAADLLVKKVQERALAVKVNNGTVPDAEMGPVITPASKERIVKIVTEAEAAGAAMVVDGRDLVVPGHEDGFWVGPTVLDHVKTEMTAYTEEIFGPVLVVVRVEDLDAGIALINSNPYGNGTAIFTSSGAAARKFQRSVTVGMIGINVPLPVPVAYHSFGGWKASLFGDKHIYGPEGVSFYTRGKVITSRWPEPTHASGASYNFPSN